Below is a genomic region from Nitrospira lenta.
TAAGAGTGACGGCGGATCTGCCGTGGGCATCGTCGATGCTGAGAGCGTGAAGGTAGCTCGCCTGAAGCTCCGCAAGGACGGAGTGTTTCCGACCGATGTGGTTGAGCAGGGGCAAACTGCTGGTCGCGGGTTGGCACATGATCGTGTCGCCGTCTCGGCTCCGCTCGGAAGATCTCAGGTTTTGTCGGCGCCCGATTTGGCCATGCTGACTCGTCAGTTTGCGACGCTGTTGGTCGCTGGGCTTCCTCTGGTCGAAGCGTTGGGAGTCTTGATCGACCAGTCTGAAAAAAAGCAGGCGAAAGCATTGCTTGCCGACGTGCGCGAGCAGGTGCGGGCGGGAAAAGCGCTCAGCAGCGTGCTGGAATCTTACGGCAAAGATTTTTCCCCGATCTATGTGCACATGGTGCGGGCGGGTGAAACGAGCGGCGCGCTGGACCAGATTCTTTTTCGCCTGGCCGAGTTTCTTGAAAAACAACAGGCGCTTCGGAACAAAGTCACCAACGCGATCCTCTATCCCGCCTTGATGCTGATAGTCGGCGTAGGTGTCCTGTTTTTCCTGATGACCTTTGTGGTTCCGAAGATCACAGCGGTCTTCGCCAGCATGAAGGCGACGCTCCCCTTCCCGACCGTGGTGCTGATGACGATCAGTCGCTTCTGCTCCGCCTACTGGCCGCTCTTGTTGCTGGCCGTGGTGGGCGGCGGGCTGCTCGTTCGCCGATTCATCCAGACCGAGTCGGGACGCACCGTTACCGATCGACTGATCCTCCGCATTCCCCTGATCGGAGACGTGGCGCGGATGGTGTCGATCTCTCGGTTGACCGGTACCTTGGCGACGATGTTGTCGAGCGGCGTGCAGTTGCTGGAGGCGTTGGATGTCTCGAAGCGCGTAATGAACAATCGGATCCTGGAAGAAGCGGTCGAATGCGCCAGGCAGAATATCCGGGAAGGCGAAACGATCGCGGACCCGCTCAAGCGCAGCGGCCAGTTTCCATCGCTCGTGACCCATATGATCGCCGTCGGGGAGCGTAGCGGCGAAATGGAAGAAATGCTGCGGCGCATCGGCCAGATTTACGACGGTGAAGTAGAGCGGGTCATCACCCGGTTTACATCGCTCCTGGAACCGATCATGATCTTAGTTATGGGCGTCATCGTGTTCTTTATTGTCGTGGCCATCTTGCTGCCGATCTTTGAAATGGGTCAGATGGTGCGATAGGCCGGTGACCGATGGTGTGTGATGAGTTTAACGGGAGGTATTCGATGAGAGGAAGACAGCAGTGTGGGCCTGCGTGGACGATGTGGGGCGGGCATCTTCGAGGTCCCAGTCGCCTTGCGGCACCCATCACCAATGATCCATCACGCCATATTCTCCGCAGTGAGCGCGGCTTCACCTTCATCGAAATTATGGTAGTGGTGGCGATTCTGGCCATCCTGGCGGCGCTGGTCGTTCCGCGAATCATGGGGCGAACCGACGATGCCAAACGGACGGCCGCGAAAGTGCAGATCCGAAACATCGAAGGCGCGCTCCAACTATATAAGCTCGACAACGGTGTTTACCCTTCCAGTGAGCAGGGATTGCGGGCGCTGGTGGAAAAACCCTCCGTGGGCGTT
It encodes:
- the gspF gene encoding type II secretion system inner membrane protein GspF, encoding MPVYQYRGYKSDGGSAVGIVDAESVKVARLKLRKDGVFPTDVVEQGQTAGRGLAHDRVAVSAPLGRSQVLSAPDLAMLTRQFATLLVAGLPLVEALGVLIDQSEKKQAKALLADVREQVRAGKALSSVLESYGKDFSPIYVHMVRAGETSGALDQILFRLAEFLEKQQALRNKVTNAILYPALMLIVGVGVLFFLMTFVVPKITAVFASMKATLPFPTVVLMTISRFCSAYWPLLLLAVVGGGLLVRRFIQTESGRTVTDRLILRIPLIGDVARMVSISRLTGTLATMLSSGVQLLEALDVSKRVMNNRILEEAVECARQNIREGETIADPLKRSGQFPSLVTHMIAVGERSGEMEEMLRRIGQIYDGEVERVITRFTSLLEPIMILVMGVIVFFIVVAILLPIFEMGQMVR
- the gspG gene encoding type II secretion system major pseudopilin GspG gives rise to the protein MRGRQQCGPAWTMWGGHLRGPSRLAAPITNDPSRHILRSERGFTFIEIMVVVAILAILAALVVPRIMGRTDDAKRTAAKVQIRNIEGALQLYKLDNGVYPSSEQGLRALVEKPSVGVIPKKWKIGGYLPKLPEDSWGNPYKYLSPSPKGDYEIMSLGTDGEVGGEGVNADITNWNLEKD